The genomic interval GTCACCATTTGAATCAGCCGGTTTCTCTCTATGTTACATTACACTTTTATAATGTCTAATTTAAGATGGGTTTACCATGTTATTTGTTACCACGAAGATGTGGATTAAAATTCTATGAGAGAAGCTTTAGTTTCATGGTGACACAAGATATAATCTGAATTTATgctcttaaaattaattgagaCCATGGTTTCATATTTGTTACTACTTCAAATAGGCAAGCCTTTATAGGGGACCATCTAGAAAGGAAAAGCCTAGGGGGAGGCATCATGGGTTGAATCCACAGAAGAAACAAGAGATTAAGGAAGCTTTTGAGTTATTTGACACTGATGGCTCAGGTATACTTTTAATTACTGATGTGTTTCTCTTAATAATGTATGTATCAGCTCATatgtattgatttttttttttcccttatcTGCTTTTTTAGGAACCATCGATGCTAAAGAGCTGAATGTTGCCATGAGGTATGAAGATAATTTCAGATGTACTTCTGAAGTCTTACAAGTTAATTACTCATGAAGAAACTAATTATCAATCTGTGTCATAACAGGGCTCTTGGTTTTGAGATGACAGAAGAGGTAAATTCAATGCGCTTTCTTTGACGGTACACTTAGTTATTGATGTCTGTGATTCTGGGGTCACATGCCCTGGAAATGGaaatattgaatttttgttGTGTTGAACTTATATCCTGGAAAGAGCTTCCCCTTTGTTTGTCTCTGATCGTATTGTGTTTTGTGAATTTGGgcaatttatattttgtttttattgtatttCTCTAACTTCGCCTTTTCAGTAATGTGTTCACTTAtagtctttttatttttttaagaatatatataCAAGTGTAATCTGAGTCATTCAAATATTGCTGTTTTGATAGATGTATTATATTTAACTTTCCGTCATCATGGTCATTATTGAAGTGCTAAATGTATCTATGGTGGTTCATTGCAGCAAATAAATCAAATGATTGCGGATGTTGACAAGGATGGAAGTGGTgcaattgattttgatgaattcGTGCACATGATGACAGCCAAAATTGGAGAGAGGGACACAAAAGAGGAGCTCAAGAAAGCCTTCCAAATCATTGACCAAGATAAGGATGTAAGGTTCTATTTCCCACTAATATGAGCTTGCCCCTGTTGTCTGTACCTAATTTTCTTTCATAATAATTTAGGGGAAAATATCTGCCATGGACATTAAGCTCATTGCGAAGGATCTGGGTGAGAACTTCACTGAAGATGAGATAGATGATATGATTGAGGAAGCAGATCGAGATCGTGAGTCAGCTTATGTTCAAACCTTTTGTATATCTTTTGCAGCTTATATTTCGCCATTGACATGCAATTATTGAAATATGTCTCCTGTGTAATCAGATCTCCATTTTCGGAACTTGATATACATAGGAAACTAATACCTACTTCTTTATTGTGATTATTTCATAAATGACGTGCTGAATCTGGATGCTTATTTCTTACTCGCcattttctttatttcttttccTTTGGTGTGCTTAGTTGATCCTATTTTTTATTGCTAATAATGGAAGAATTGTTGTTGAAATATACAGATGATGGAGCAGTTAACCTCGACGAGTTTATCAGGATGATGAAGAGAACATCTTATGGGTATTAGAATGCAAGTATGTTATCTTTGCCTGGTCGAGTGCATAATCGATTTACACTATTTTGGATTATAGTTATTATGTAAGTAGGAGGGCTTGAATTTGGATTGGCATAATGTATCTTATGAcatataattgtattaattgAATCTGCTGTTTGTTTTCTTTGCTATgttattgaattattttgcCCCTACCTAAGTGTAGAGACAAGAATTTACAAGCTATTACAATTGAGGGGAAATTTCATTAGGAAGAGGATTGGGATTTGGGATTCCAATTCAAACCAATAAGGTATTGTATTTCTTATATTGCATGTGGGGTTATTTCTAACTCAAATATcaaattaggaaaaaaaaaatatagagatTATTGAAGTTGCATAgatcaataattaataataatcttctTGGCCATACATAATAAATGTTGCTGATTTCAATCGAGTTTTAATTAAAGACTGAATAAAAGGGCATTGGAAGAACTAGAATGACCgtaagtattttttttccttgAGATACCAAAATTACTTTACAATAATTGTTTGGGCAATACTCACGATTACTAAACTGAATAATGAATaggttaaaaatataaaataattaaaaataatattttattatattcactAAACtattcgaaaaaaaattaaaattattttattttatttacataattagaaaatgtaaaaaatttaactaattgtTATTGTTAaaaagtataaatatttttatttataaatttttgaaaagcgTATGtgtctttttaattaataaataagagtTTTATTTATACCTCATAAGTATatcatattattaaaaaaataataaatttaaataatttttaaaataactttttatattattttatgttaattttagtatttattttgattttatttatatatatattttttaaaattatctatatatatttttttatttattttttttaaaaaaattatctcattttttattttattttttgttataatatttaaaatataatttatttttatttaatagatatatattttattaaaaaaataaaaaaaaatttataactaaaaatataaattttatataaaataaaatatctataaaatataggatgtaaataaaatttttctttttttttcataagtaaaataaatttttctttaaacagAAGGATTGTGTAAAGGCTTACAGTTGCCATGGTATTTTTCGAAAGCCACGTGTCACTTGGCCACGTAAGCAACAAAACAGGCACAAATCGTAGCTTGAGTTGTGGAGTTTACCTGGTTCCTCATATGCTGACACGTGTCAATAAGTAAACACATGTGTGCCCTACCTTCTAACAATTTGGACTTGCAGCCAATATGTAACACTATACACTAGTGCAGTCCCTAGGGATCTCTAGCACATGGAGGGGAAAATTGGTGGAGAGTCCTActctagaaaataaaatttattttaaaatattaaattataaaaaaattaaaatattacacattatttaatattcgatatattatttattgtacaaaatacaacttaaaaaattacaaaaatgacactaatatacaaaaaatacaatacatattataaaatattaataaaaagacaataaatatattaagcAGGTCTTCTTCAGGATGGGGAGTGTCATTTCTGTTCCCGTTCTGTTTAATGTTTAGAGACAAAAAATAATCTTCGTTTTCGCTCCATTAAAAATAGATCCCCGCGTGCCTATCCCAATAGAAAAAAGTATGCATCCTTACTAGTgccacataaaaaatataatatatattatattaaactacaCGTAACGCcatttccaaacaaaaattataaataagaacAAATAATATCttcatttattcttttttcatccttaaattatatatatacagttgATCTAATTCAatctatattattttgtttatagtGCATCTGATCCGTACTAAGTGTacattttatattttggatTCAATTCAATCCGCTCAATAGCTCAAATCTAATCTAATCTAATCCACAAAGATACAGATGAGATCAGTGAATTTAgattagtttttaatattaaattatttaatatttataaaaaaaaaatatttttgtcacataactagtaacaaaataaaacaaattattttttattttatgtctccaataacaaattaaaataaataatataacaaataataaattcaaaggaagaaaaaaaatatatgtataaagaaatattaaattttgttttaaattgtatgtagaaaaaaattatatataagaatggaatatacatttgatctattaagttttgaaatatatgtgtattatatgtattaagtttttaaattactatttttttttacattaaaattttaattgtatatatactttttaaatttttttataaatatgtgtagATTGGATTTAAttggttacttttacatgtcaattaaCATCTAATCTGCACAAGTGCGAATATCCACACTTtacagattggattggatcgtgcgaatTGAATTAGATCGACTATTTTATAAACACCcctatgtatatattattttctcattttacaaaataattgtaATATTGTTCTAGGGATGGAGTAGTTTAGTATAATTAAGAATAAAATTGGagagaaaaataatttcagTTTTCATGAAAGATgtagagagttgaaacttaatcaTTTTAGTTTTGGAGATGATATCTTATTATTTTGCAAAAGAGAATTCAAGAGCATTTACCTTTATGTTGTAGGGATTAAAGCTTTTCTCTAATACCTCTAGTTTGCAACCAAATGTGgcaaaattttttatatattgcaGTGGAATAGAGGAGAACGAGATAAGAAGAGTCTTTAATGCTTCAGGTTTTAGCAAGCATGATACACCTTTTAAATATATTGGCATATTTATTTGTGTCAAGAGAATATTTGTCTCTGAATGAAACTTATTGGTTCAAAAAATGATAGCTTGTATCAAGACTTGGAGCACcaaaattttttcttttgctCGTCGAGTTGTTCTCATCAAATCTGCACTCTTAAATATCTATTtcaatccaattgtaattgaatatctaatttttttttataattagattggattaaaTTAGTTCGGTTCAATTGTATTGAATTGGATCATATCCACCCCTAGTCTTCACTCTCCGCTAAagaatatttacaatataaattatttg from Cannabis sativa cultivar Pink pepper isolate KNU-18-1 chromosome 4, ASM2916894v1, whole genome shotgun sequence carries:
- the LOC115714388 gene encoding probable calcium-binding protein CML20 isoform X1; the protein is MASLYRGPSRKEKPRGRHHGLNPQKKQEIKEAFELFDTDGSGTIDAKELNVAMRALGFEMTEEQINQMIADVDKDGSGAIDFDEFVHMMTAKIGERDTKEELKKAFQIIDQDKDGKISAMDIKLIAKDLGENFTEDEIDDMIEEADRDRESAYVQTFCISFAAYISPLTCNY
- the LOC115714388 gene encoding probable calcium-binding protein CML20 isoform X2; this translates as MASLYRGPSRKEKPRGRHHGLNPQKKQEIKEAFELFDTDGSGTIDAKELNVAMRALGFEMTEEQINQMIADVDKDGSGAIDFDEFVHMMTAKIGERDTKEELKKAFQIIDQDKDGKISAMDIKLIAKDLGENFTEDEIDDMIEEADRDHDGAVNLDEFIRMMKRTSYGY